The proteins below are encoded in one region of Amycolatopsis magusensis:
- a CDS encoding SDR family NAD(P)-dependent oxidoreductase — MGDQVLNGLTCTVLIRAEDPVLRDHTVHGTSILPGVSFLDMIFRILAAQGVDTSTVELRRILFRQAVAASAEFDTELGFRFTADGARYRVGVTGRRLPKSGAPGDPADVLECELHLGQEFDWPSLDLDRLRTGAERVVDMAELYRTVRTTGIVHGDFMRGRGRLHVGAAELLADLEVSPAAADYLGYFHLHPAALDSATLLSIQFADHFERRFADLAEERRPYIPILIESFRARAGTGRDSRVHVRPPRYGGQDADLNTCDLDFYDEDGRARMHIRGLTSKRVRDERAINGKPAPVEVRQAEQTRSASIEALIRELLAEKLDVDAAALDEGRGFYELGLDSTALLATVQELEAALGVDLYPTLLFEHNTVTSLATYLNTQVSGAEPAFARRSFPAEVGYFAGGWEGVPPVSGVDVGAVAAVDPAGRLGAAASRFTGTARNVLWLPATADLETEFLALAERLRGDELRLVCCIEDDRLAPLAAMFRSLRREHPGLRASLLRLDRPVAQAVDAVLAEFAETEHVDVRLRNGRREARAFRPAEAPALGDAREHGVYLVTGGLGGVGFVLARYLAGRHAKLVLCGRLVTPDSARVDELRALGAEVRYVQADVTSAEDVRDLVSTAKRTFGALNGIVHAAGTLRDGFLSGKNAADVRAVLAPKVTGTRNLADATRGDRLDFFVLCSSTAGAWGNPGQTDYATANAFLDEFAAHHENAVSIGWPAWRNGGMRVDEKALAAAGLTALDDETGVEIFRRALGGGRSHVLALAGDQEKILAAVGGARPKVTVESEPDEIAIVGISGRYPMAEDLDEFWANLRAGRDCIAEVPAGRWDHDAIFAPGKGKPGSTYSRWGGFVDGIDEFDPLFFHISPNEAAVIDPQERLFLQTVWHTFEDAGHAPAAWQGRSVGVYVGVMYSQYQLYGVRGRGEAPRLIPSSFNAAIANRASYFFDLRGPSVALDTMCSSSLTAIHQACDSILTGECEAAIAGGVNLTVHPNKYLQLSQSSFLSTDGRCRSFGADGDGYVPGEGVGAVLLRPLRDALADGDRIHAVIRGRSLNHGGRTSGFSVPNPESQARLIVDSFRRAGTEPASVSYLEAHGTGTSLGDPVEISGLEKAFDRLGVTGGRFPIGSVKSNVGHLESAAGIAAVTKVVLQLRHRELVPSLHAEPLNPAIGWADSRFAVQHEVAAWPSDGQPRRAAISSFGAGGANAHLILEEYPDPLPAPPAERRARLFVFSAKNNDRLAALTRRFLSYLDQSEPSEKELADRIADVLGVPAGPETLTELGLDYAELTRFGERLGAELGISQVAELIDGEVTVASLAARLAPRWAGRSIDLDSVAFTLAEGRDAMDERLAVIASDVDELSRKLRGDLADGIHRGRRAAGAEPASGDDLADLAEAWVRGADVDFKRLRTGRERRLSLPGYPFERVRCWVEEPAAAGLLDDVIEVPDGVLATAELSVRAHPWLADHVLGGRPLVPGTVFVELATQVGARIESPVVAELTSVAPLVLPEQGAVALRVRVGDPDETGRRSLAVHARADGETWVEHASGALAENPPAPGDLRAWPPADAEPIDLTDFYENLSTSGAAYAGVFCGQKLAWRSGDSVYAEVEAPVAPSGFGVHPALFDAALHGVAHGGFVSEAGRVHLPFSWRGVAVHRPGATRLRVRLSPAGPDAVSVLLADEQGEPVASVESLALRPAAVRAGSLFRQEWSELPAFEVGEVRYAVVGADLGFEAPRFASLAELTEVPDVVLVSAVPDGGPSDVVTTAHLAAKRALTLAQEWLGDDRFDGSRLVFVLPGDDPALATVRGLVRSAQAENPTRFGLLDTPPSASLHPHTIPALNAGNDQISFCGQKQVGPRLVRVSAGQVGRWGSEGWTLITGAAGALGRLVARHLVVEHGVRQLLLTSRRGPAAPGSAEFAAELEALGAEVLTVACDVADRAAVERLLADHPVTSVLHAAGVLDDGVLTALDPKRLETVLRPKVDAAWNLHQLVGEVDRFVLFSSAAGTLGSAGQGNYAAANAFLDALAAHRHAQGLPATSLAWGPWADGMAGELAEADRRRLARAGVTPLSAEAGLALFDAALALDDPALVPIDLVPPAVQKPPPTSATIFSPQKLPEGEGRAEFLLDLVRGEAAAVLGYAGPRAIEADRAFAELGFDSLSAIEFRNRLDAAAGTQLDATVIFDHPTPADLAAHLAAELAGPPEEVVPEFDSASDDELFAFIDNDLRLP, encoded by the coding sequence ATGGGAGACCAAGTGCTGAACGGCTTGACCTGCACGGTGCTGATCCGCGCCGAGGACCCGGTGTTGCGCGACCACACCGTGCACGGGACCAGCATCCTGCCCGGGGTCTCGTTCCTGGACATGATCTTCCGCATCCTGGCCGCGCAAGGGGTGGACACCAGCACGGTCGAGCTGCGGCGGATCCTGTTCCGGCAGGCGGTGGCCGCGAGCGCGGAGTTCGACACCGAACTGGGCTTCCGGTTCACCGCCGACGGCGCCCGGTACCGCGTCGGCGTCACCGGCAGGCGGCTGCCGAAATCCGGTGCTCCTGGCGATCCGGCCGACGTCCTGGAGTGCGAACTGCACCTCGGGCAGGAGTTCGACTGGCCGTCGCTCGACCTCGACCGGCTGCGGACCGGCGCCGAGCGCGTGGTCGACATGGCCGAGCTGTACCGCACGGTCCGCACCACCGGCATCGTGCACGGCGACTTCATGCGCGGACGCGGGCGCCTGCACGTGGGGGCCGCCGAACTGCTCGCGGACCTCGAGGTCAGCCCGGCCGCCGCGGACTACCTCGGCTACTTCCACCTGCACCCGGCGGCGCTGGACTCGGCGACACTGCTGTCCATCCAGTTCGCCGACCACTTCGAGCGCCGCTTCGCCGACCTGGCGGAGGAGCGCAGGCCGTACATCCCGATCCTGATCGAGTCGTTCCGGGCCAGGGCGGGCACCGGGCGGGACAGCCGGGTCCACGTGCGGCCGCCGCGGTACGGCGGGCAGGACGCCGACCTGAACACCTGTGACCTCGACTTCTACGACGAGGACGGGCGGGCGCGGATGCACATTCGCGGGCTGACCTCGAAGCGGGTGCGGGACGAGCGCGCGATCAACGGGAAGCCGGCTCCGGTCGAGGTGCGGCAGGCCGAGCAGACGCGTTCGGCGTCGATCGAGGCGCTGATCCGGGAGCTGCTCGCGGAGAAGCTGGACGTGGACGCAGCCGCGCTCGACGAGGGTCGCGGATTCTACGAACTGGGCCTCGATTCGACAGCGTTGTTGGCGACCGTCCAGGAGCTGGAAGCGGCCCTCGGCGTCGACCTGTACCCGACGCTGCTGTTCGAGCACAACACCGTCACCAGCCTCGCCACCTACCTGAACACGCAGGTCAGCGGGGCCGAACCTGCTTTTGCCCGCAGAAGCTTCCCGGCTGAAGTGGGGTATTTCGCGGGGGGTTGGGAGGGGGTGCCGCCGGTCTCCGGGGTGGATGTCGGGGCGGTTGCGGCGGTTGATCCGGCGGGTCGCCTCGGTGCCGCCGCGAGCCGGTTCACCGGCACCGCGCGCAACGTGCTCTGGCTCCCGGCCACCGCCGATCTGGAGACCGAGTTCCTCGCACTGGCCGAACGCCTCCGCGGCGACGAACTCCGGCTCGTCTGCTGCATCGAGGACGATCGACTCGCCCCGCTCGCCGCGATGTTTCGCAGCCTCCGCCGCGAGCACCCCGGCCTCCGCGCCTCCCTGCTCCGGCTCGATCGCCCGGTCGCGCAGGCCGTCGACGCGGTGCTCGCCGAGTTCGCCGAGACCGAGCACGTCGACGTCCGGCTCCGGAACGGCCGCCGTGAGGCCCGCGCCTTCCGCCCGGCGGAAGCACCGGCACTCGGTGACGCGCGTGAGCACGGCGTCTACCTGGTCACCGGCGGCCTCGGCGGAGTCGGTTTCGTGCTGGCTCGCTACCTGGCCGGTCGCCACGCGAAGCTGGTCCTCTGCGGCCGCTTGGTCACTCCCGACAGCGCCCGCGTGGACGAGTTGCGCGCCCTCGGCGCCGAGGTTCGCTACGTGCAGGCGGACGTCACCAGCGCGGAAGACGTGCGCGACCTGGTTTCCACCGCGAAACGGACCTTCGGCGCGCTCAACGGCATCGTGCACGCGGCCGGGACCCTCCGCGACGGCTTCCTGAGCGGCAAGAACGCCGCCGACGTGCGCGCCGTGCTGGCGCCGAAGGTGACTGGCACGCGCAACCTGGCCGACGCGACGCGAGGCGATCGGCTCGACTTCTTCGTGCTCTGCTCGTCGACCGCCGGCGCGTGGGGAAACCCGGGCCAGACCGACTACGCCACCGCGAACGCCTTCCTCGACGAGTTCGCCGCTCACCACGAGAACGCCGTCTCGATCGGCTGGCCTGCCTGGCGCAACGGCGGCATGCGCGTCGACGAAAAGGCACTCGCCGCCGCCGGGCTGACGGCCCTCGACGACGAGACCGGCGTCGAAATCTTCCGTCGCGCGCTCGGTGGCGGACGCTCGCATGTGCTGGCATTGGCCGGAGACCAGGAAAAGATCCTCGCCGCGGTCGGCGGCGCACGCCCGAAGGTAACCGTCGAAAGCGAACCGGACGAGATCGCGATCGTCGGCATCAGCGGCCGGTACCCGATGGCCGAGGACCTCGACGAGTTCTGGGCGAACCTGCGGGCGGGCCGCGACTGCATCGCCGAAGTTCCGGCCGGACGCTGGGACCACGACGCGATCTTCGCGCCGGGCAAGGGAAAGCCCGGCAGCACGTACAGCCGCTGGGGCGGTTTCGTGGACGGCATAGACGAGTTCGACCCGCTGTTCTTCCACATCTCCCCGAACGAGGCCGCGGTCATCGACCCGCAGGAGCGGCTGTTCCTGCAGACCGTCTGGCACACCTTCGAGGACGCCGGGCACGCGCCCGCCGCCTGGCAGGGCCGCTCGGTCGGCGTCTACGTCGGCGTGATGTACAGCCAGTACCAGCTGTACGGGGTCCGCGGCCGGGGCGAGGCGCCGCGGCTCATCCCGTCCTCCTTCAACGCCGCGATCGCGAACCGCGCGTCGTACTTCTTCGACCTGCGCGGCCCGAGCGTCGCGCTGGACACCATGTGCTCGTCCTCGCTGACCGCCATCCACCAGGCGTGCGACAGCATCCTGACCGGCGAGTGCGAAGCCGCCATCGCGGGCGGGGTCAACCTGACCGTGCACCCCAACAAGTACCTGCAGTTGAGCCAGTCCTCGTTCCTGTCGACGGACGGGCGGTGCCGCAGTTTCGGCGCGGACGGCGACGGCTACGTGCCGGGCGAGGGCGTCGGCGCGGTGCTGCTGCGCCCGCTGCGGGACGCGCTGGCCGACGGCGACCGCATCCACGCGGTGATCCGCGGTCGCTCGCTGAACCACGGCGGTCGGACCAGCGGTTTCTCCGTGCCGAACCCGGAATCGCAGGCCCGGCTGATCGTCGACTCGTTCCGGCGGGCGGGCACCGAACCGGCGTCGGTCAGCTACCTCGAGGCACACGGCACCGGCACCTCGCTCGGCGATCCGGTGGAGATTTCCGGGCTGGAGAAGGCTTTCGACCGGCTCGGGGTGACCGGTGGCCGGTTCCCGATCGGCTCGGTGAAGTCGAACGTCGGGCACCTCGAATCGGCGGCGGGCATCGCCGCGGTGACCAAGGTCGTGCTGCAGTTGCGGCACCGGGAACTGGTGCCGTCGCTGCACGCCGAGCCGTTGAACCCGGCGATCGGCTGGGCGGATTCGCGGTTCGCGGTGCAGCACGAGGTGGCCGCGTGGCCGTCGGACGGGCAACCGCGGCGGGCGGCGATCAGCTCGTTCGGCGCCGGCGGCGCGAACGCGCACCTGATTCTGGAGGAGTACCCGGATCCGCTTCCGGCGCCGCCCGCCGAGCGTCGTGCGCGGCTGTTCGTGTTCTCCGCGAAGAACAACGACCGCCTGGCCGCGCTCACCCGGCGCTTCCTGTCCTATTTGGACCAGTCGGAGCCGTCCGAGAAGGAGCTGGCCGACCGGATCGCCGACGTGCTCGGCGTGCCCGCCGGGCCGGAAACGCTGACCGAACTGGGGCTCGACTACGCGGAGCTGACCAGGTTCGGCGAGCGGCTCGGCGCCGAGCTGGGCATCTCGCAGGTCGCCGAGCTGATCGACGGCGAGGTGACCGTCGCTTCGCTGGCCGCGCGACTGGCACCGCGGTGGGCGGGCCGGTCGATCGACCTGGACTCGGTGGCGTTCACCCTGGCCGAGGGCCGGGACGCGATGGACGAGCGGCTGGCCGTGATCGCGTCCGATGTGGACGAACTGAGCCGCAAGCTGCGCGGCGACCTGGCCGACGGGATCCACCGCGGCCGCCGGGCGGCCGGGGCGGAACCGGCGTCGGGTGACGATCTCGCTGACCTGGCCGAAGCGTGGGTCCGCGGTGCCGACGTCGACTTCAAGCGCTTGCGGACCGGCCGTGAGCGGCGGCTTTCGCTGCCCGGGTACCCGTTCGAGCGGGTGCGCTGCTGGGTCGAGGAACCCGCGGCGGCCGGGCTGCTGGACGACGTGATCGAGGTGCCGGACGGGGTGCTGGCGACGGCGGAGTTGTCCGTGCGGGCGCACCCGTGGCTCGCGGACCATGTGCTGGGCGGCAGGCCGCTGGTGCCGGGCACGGTGTTCGTGGAACTCGCGACGCAGGTCGGCGCCCGCATCGAGAGTCCGGTGGTCGCGGAACTGACCTCGGTGGCGCCGCTGGTACTGCCCGAACAGGGCGCGGTCGCGCTCCGGGTGCGCGTCGGCGACCCCGACGAGACGGGACGGCGTTCGCTCGCCGTGCACGCCCGCGCGGACGGCGAAACCTGGGTCGAGCACGCGTCCGGCGCACTCGCCGAGAACCCGCCGGCCCCGGGCGACCTCCGCGCCTGGCCCCCGGCCGACGCCGAGCCGATCGACCTCACCGACTTCTACGAGAACCTCTCCACCAGCGGCGCCGCCTACGCGGGCGTCTTCTGCGGGCAAAAGCTGGCCTGGCGTTCCGGGGACTCGGTGTACGCCGAGGTGGAGGCGCCGGTGGCGCCTTCGGGCTTCGGCGTGCACCCGGCGTTGTTCGACGCGGCGCTGCACGGCGTGGCGCACGGCGGGTTCGTCAGCGAGGCGGGGCGGGTGCACCTGCCGTTCTCGTGGCGAGGCGTCGCGGTGCACCGGCCGGGAGCGACGCGGTTGCGCGTGAGGCTGAGCCCGGCGGGACCGGACGCGGTGTCGGTGCTGCTCGCGGACGAGCAGGGCGAGCCGGTCGCCAGTGTGGAGTCGTTGGCGCTGCGCCCGGCAGCCGTGCGGGCGGGCTCGCTGTTCCGGCAGGAGTGGTCGGAGCTGCCTGCTTTCGAGGTTGGCGAGGTGCGGTACGCGGTCGTCGGCGCGGATTTGGGCTTTGAGGCACCGCGGTTCGCGAGCCTGGCTGAGCTGACCGAGGTGCCGGACGTCGTCCTCGTCTCCGCTGTCCCGGACGGCGGCCCGTCCGACGTGGTCACGACCGCGCACCTCGCGGCCAAGCGGGCGCTCACTCTCGCCCAGGAGTGGCTCGGCGACGACCGGTTCGACGGCTCGCGCCTGGTCTTCGTCCTGCCTGGCGACGACCCGGCCCTCGCCACCGTCCGCGGCCTGGTGCGCTCGGCCCAAGCGGAAAACCCCACCCGATTCGGCCTCCTCGACACCCCACCCTCCGCCTCCCTCCACCCCCACACCATCCCCGCCCTGAATGCCGGAAATGACCAGATCAGCTTTTGCGGGCAAAAGCAGGTCGGGCCTCGGCTGGTTCGAGTTTCCGCTGGTCAGGTGGGTCGCTGGGGATCGGAGGGGTGGACGCTGATCACCGGTGCGGCTGGTGCGCTCGGACGGCTGGTGGCTCGTCATCTGGTCGTCGAGCACGGCGTCCGGCAGCTTCTGCTGACCAGTCGTCGCGGTCCGGCGGCACCGGGGTCCGCCGAGTTCGCGGCGGAACTGGAGGCGCTCGGCGCCGAGGTGCTCACGGTGGCCTGCGACGTAGCCGACCGGGCGGCGGTGGAGCGGCTGCTGGCCGACCACCCCGTCACCTCGGTCCTGCACGCCGCCGGTGTGCTCGACGACGGCGTGCTCACCGCCCTCGACCCCAAGCGGCTCGAAACGGTTCTGCGGCCCAAAGTCGATGCCGCCTGGAACCTGCACCAGCTCGTCGGCGAGGTCGACCGGTTCGTGCTGTTCTCCTCGGCCGCGGGGACACTGGGGAGCGCGGGCCAGGGCAATTACGCGGCCGCAAACGCTTTCCTCGACGCACTTGCGGCACACCGGCACGCCCAGGGCCTCCCGGCCACCTCGCTCGCGTGGGGTCCGTGGGCCGACGGCATGGCGGGCGAACTGGCCGAAGCGGACCGTCGGCGGCTCGCCCGAGCGGGCGTCACCCCGCTGTCCGCCGAAGCCGGGCTGGCCCTGTTCGACGCCGCGCTCGCCCTCGACGACCCGGCCCTCGTACCGATCGACCTAGTTCCACCCGCCGTCCAAAAACCGCCCCCGACCTCGGCGACCATCTTTAGCCCGCAGAAGCTTCCGGAGGGCGAGGGGCGGGCGGAATTCCTGCTTGACCTGGTCCGTGGGGAGGCGGCGGCGGTACTCGGGTACGCCGGGCCCCGCGCGATCGAGGCCGACCGCGCCTTCGCCGAACTCGGCTTCGACTCGTTGTCGGCCATCGAGTTCCGCAACCGGCTCGACGCAGCCGCCGGCACCCAGCTCGACGCCACGGTGATCTTCGACCACCCGACCCCGGCCGACCTCGCCGCGCACCTCGCCGCCGAGCTCGCCGGGCCGCCGGAGGAAGTGGTCCCCGAGTTCGACTCCGCCAGCGACGACGAGCTGTTCGCCTTCATCGACAACGACCTGAGGCTGCCATGA